The Methylocella silvestris BL2 DNA segment CGGCTGACGCGCCGGAGCCTGCGCTATTTTCTGACCGCGAAGCGAAGCTTGATGCTGACCCTCGTCTCTCAGGATGAGGTCGTCGGCTATAGTCTTGTCGGCCTGCGCAAGGGATCATTGAGGGCGCGGCTCTATTCGATCGCGCTCGATCCCAAGCAGCACGGACGCGGCCTCGGCCGGATGCTGCTTCGCGCCAGCGAGCGCGCCGCCGAGGCGCATGGCGCGCGATTTCTGCGGCTCGAAGTGCGCACGGACAATCAAAGCGCCATCGCGCTTTATGAGAAAAACGGCTATCGCATTTTCGGCCGCTACCAAGATTATTACGAGGACGGCGGCGAGGCGATCCGCCTGGAAAAGCCGCTCGAGGCCGATTCTTCGCGATGCAGCTAGAAATTTCGATTGAAATACGTAATCTGCGCGACAGCCGCGCGGACCAGACCGGGCCAATGGGATGACGGGGATAGCAGTGCCGCCGAAAGCAGACGCCGCCGATTTTATTGGCCGATTCAGGGAGATCGTCTCCGATCCGATCAACCTTCTCGTCGAGCGCATCCCGCAGGCGGGCCTCGTCGAAGATGATCTCGTCTGGCTGCACAATGGCAACCGCGTTCATTACTCGGGCGAATACGCCTATTATAAAGAATTCAGCGACATTTTGATCATCAATCGCGGCGTGCACGAGCCGCTTGAAGAATTCGTGTTCCAGGAGTGCCTGAAACTGCTCCCGCCGCGTCCGACCATGCTCGAACTTGGGTCTTACTGGGCGCATTATTCCATGTGGCTGAAGAAGAAACATCCCGGCGCCATCGTGACCATGGTCGAGCCGGATGAAGCCAATCTGCGGGTCGGGCAGCGCAATTTCGAATTGAACGGTTTTAAGGGGGAATTCACCAAAGCCTTCGTCGGCAAGGGCAATTTCGAGGTCGACCCGTTCTTCCTGAGCCGCAATCTGACCCACCTCGACATTTTACATGCGGATATTCAGGGCTTCGAGGGCGAGATGCTGGACGGGGCTGAGAAGACCCTTTCCGCCCACAAGGTCAGCTATGTGTTCATCTCGACTCATTCCCAGGAACTTCATTACGGCGTCCGCAACAAGCTGACGTCGCTCGGCTATCGCGTCGAGATCTCCAGCGATTTCGATTTCGAGACGACCTCCTATGACGGGATGGTCTTCGCCTCGAGCCCGTCGGCGCCGCAGGTGCTTGGCGCGGCCGCTCCGCTCGGGCGCGCCGACATCACAAAGACGGGACCGACCGAACTTCTCGCGCGCCTCAACGCGCTGTCGCAGCCGCAGAAAGCTTAGGAGCGGCTGCTCAACCGAGCGGCCCCTGCTTCAGCCGATCGAGATCGAACCCCTCGATATCCTGCAACAGCTCGACAAAAGCCGTCGCGCCATAATCGGCGCAGGCTTCGCCCTTGCGGGCGGTGGCCCCCCCGGCGTCGCCCATGGCGCCCGTTTCCGAAAGATCCTGGCTCATCCATCCAAAGCCGGTCGGGCGCCCGACGCGCAGCCAGTTGAATTCGTTCTCGATGGCGACGCTCTCGGGAACGAAATCGCCGGCCTCCTCCATGCGCACGAGATCGGGGCGAAAACTCAGCATCAGCGAGGTTTCGATATCACCGGCGTGGACGCCGTGGATCTTTTCATTTTCGGAGAACAGCCCGTCCGGCGCGCCGAAGCGGCTCCAGGACGCCATCACCGCCAGCATGCCGAGGCGGGCGCGTAGATCATGAGCGATGACGTTCAAGATCGCCGAATTGCCGCCATGGGAGTTCAGGAGCACCAGCTTGCGGCAGCCGGCGCGGCGCACGCTTTCGGCGATTTCGGTCCAGGCGCGGATCGCGGTCGCAGCCGAGAGGCTGAGGGCGCCGGGAAAATCGGCGTGTTCGATCGAGCAGCCGACGCTCTGCACCGGCAGGAACAGCACCGGCAGCTCGGGCGGCAACCGCGCGGCGACCTGCTCGATATAGCCGTCCATGATGAAATGATCGACGCCGACCGGCAGATGCGGCCCGTGCTGCTCGATCGCGGCGACCGGCAGCACGGCGATGACCTCGGCCATGTCGGCGTCGCGAAAGTCGGTCCAGCTCATCTCGGACCAGAAGCGCGTCTGCAGCATTTTGTCGCCGCCCCTTCGGCGTTATCGGCGAGGAGCCTTGGAGGCTAAGCCAGCCCTTGCATCTTCGCGAGGCGCAGGCAAAAAGCAATATGAGCCTTGCCGGCTTCGCGTCCTCGCGTCGGCGCATGGGATTTCTGCATGACTGCACCGCTCGCAACACGGCGCCGATCGCGGGCCTCAGGCGCCCTTGTCGCCGCCCTGTTCATCTTCGCCTTTTTCGGCGCGCCCGCCCTCGCCCTCGACAAAGTGACTTTCGCCACCAACTGGCTTGCCGAAGGCGAGCATGGCGGATTCTATCAGGCCAAGGCCGACGGCACCTATCAGCGCTATGGCCTCGACGTTTCGATTTTGCACGGGGGGCCGCAGGCCAACAACAGGCTGTTGCTGGCGGCCGGCAAAATCGAGTTTAATTTGGCCGCCAATCTGATCCAGTCCTTCGACGCCGCCTCGCAAAACATTCCGCTCGTCGCGGTCGCCGCGCTGTTCCAGAAAGACCCCTTCATTCTGATGTCCCACCCCGACGCGGGGTTCGACAAGATCGAGGATTTGCCGCGGGCGACCGCCTTCATCGGCAAGGACGCCTTCGTCTCGGTCTATCAATGGCTGAAGAGCGCCTATGGATTTCGCGAGGACAAGGTCCAGCCCTATAATTTCAACGCCGCCCCCTTCATCCGCGATAAAAATTCGATCCAGCAGGGCTATGCGACGTCGGAGCCTTTCGCCATCGAGCGCGAGGGCGGCTTTCGGCCCAATGCGTTCCTCATCGCCGACTATGGCTATGATTCCTACTCAACCCTGATCGAGACGCGGGCCGACCTCATCGCCAAAAACCCCGACCTCGTGCAGCGCTTCGTCGACGCCTCGATCATCGGCTGGCTGCATTATCTGTATGGCGACAGCGGCAAGGCGGATGCGCTGATCCTTGCCGACAATCCCGACATGACGAAAGAGCTGCTCGCCTATTCGCGCGACAAGATGAAGGAGCTCGGCATCGTCGTTTCCGGCGAGGCAAGGACGCTTGGCGTCGGCGCCATGACAGAGCCTCGCGTCAAAAGCTTTTTCGGCAAGATGGCGGCGGCCGGATTGTTCAAGCCCAATCTCGATTATCGCAGCGCCTACACGCTGCAATTCATCAACAAGGGCGTCGGCCTTGATCTCATTCCGCGCCCGTAAATGGCGTAGGCCCTGTCCGCCGTGACGCAGGCGCCCCCGCCCTCGCTCCCGCAGTTGGCCCAGCTCCGCGGCGTCTCGAAATTCTATGAAAACGGCGTCGAGGCGCTGCGCGACGTCGATCTCGACGTTCGCGCGGAGGAATTTCTAGCTCTGCTCGGGCCGTCCGGCTGCGGCAAGTCGACCATTTTGCGGCTGATCGCCGGGCTTGAGGCGCCCAGCGCCGGAACTCTTACCCGCTCTTTTGCGGCGGGCAGCGTTGGCTTCGTGTTCCAGGAGCCAACGCTGATGCCCTGGGCCAAAGTGTTCGACAATGTTTTTCTCCCGCTGCGCCTTGCCGGACAAAGTCGAGGCAAAGCGGCGGCCGCCGTCGAGCAGGCGCTGGCGCTCGTCGGGCTCGAGGCCTTCCAAAACGCCTTTCCGAACGAACTTTCCGGCGGCATGAAAATGCGCGTCTCGATCGCCCGCGCGCTGGCTCCCCGCCCTTCCCTCATCCTGATGGATGAACCTTTCGCCGCGCTGGACGAAATCACCCGCTTCCAGCTCAACGACGATCTGTTGCGACTGCGCCATGAGACCGGCGCGACGATCGTCTTCGTCACCCATTCGATTTTCGAGGCGGCCTATCTTTCGACCCGCATCGCCGTCATGAGCCCGCGCCCGGGACGAATCGTTGCGGAAATCGACGCCGAGGCGCCGCGCGGGGCCGAGAATTTTCGCTCGAGCCCGGCTTTCGCGGCGCTGTGCGAGGCGGCCTCGAACGCTTTGCATCGGGCCATGGGCGAGGAGGCGTCTTGAGCTCGGCCGGCTGGCTCCGCGGCGCGGCGCCGCCGCTGCTCGTTCTCGCCGCGGCGCTTGCGCTTTGGGAGGCCCTGGTCCGCTTCAACGGCACGCCGCCCTATGTGCTGCCGGCGCCGAGCCTCATCCTTCAAACGCTCGCCTCCGACCGCGCCGTATTATTTCCAGCCCTCTTCGTCACGCTTGACGCGACGCTGAAGGCTCTCTTGGCCGCGGTCGTCGGCGGCGTCGCGCTGGCGGTTCTGTTCGCGCAATCGAAATGGATCGAGCGCGCCTTCCTGCCGGTCGCCATCGTCCTGCAGGTGACTCCGATCATCGCCATCGCGCCGCTGCTGCTCGTCTATCTCGACGCCTCATCCGCCGTGCTCGCCTGCGCCTTTCTCGTCGCCTTCTTTCCGATCTTGTCGAACACGGCGCTCGGCCTCGCCTCGGTCGATCGCAATCTTGTCGATCTTTTCACCCTCTACGGCGCCTCGCGCTGGCGCATGTTGATCCTTTTGCGCGCGCCCTCCGCGCTGCCCTATTTCCTCGCCGGCCTTCGCATCGGCGGCGGCCTGGCGCTGGTCGGCGCGATCGCGGCCGAGCTTGCCGCGGGCGCGAGCGGCAAGGGCGCGGGCCTTGCCTTCCGCATCGTCGAAGCCGGCTATCGCCTCAACATTCCGCGCATGTTCGCGGCGCTCCTGCTGATTTGCCTCTCCGGCGTCGCCATCTATGCGAGCCTTGCCGCCCTCTCCGATCTGCTGCTCGGCCGCTGGCGCGACGTTTTGGCAAGGCGGTAGACTCCGCCGCAGCACCCGTTAAGTTTGCATCCCTTCGAGCCCAACAGAAAGCGACCCATGCCCGCCTCTTCTTGCCGTTACGACGTCGTCGGTCTTGGCAACGCGATCGTCGACGTCATCGCCCGCGCCGACGATGACTTTCTGCTCGCCCATGATTTGCGCAAGGGCGGCATGACCCTGATCGACGAGGCGCGCGCAAAAGAGCTGTATGAGGCGATGGGACAGACGACGGTCGTCAGCGGCGGCTCGGCGGCGAACACCATCATCGGCCTCGCGGGCTTCGGGCGCAGCGCCGCCTTCATCGGCAAGGTCAAGGCGGACGAACTCGGCGGCTTGTTCGCCCATGACATCCGCGCGGCGAAAGTCGGCTTTTCGACGCCGCCTGCGGGCGACGGCGCCGAGAGCGCGCGCTGCCTGATCCTCGTCACCCCCGACGGCCAGCGCACCATGAACACGTTTCTCGGCGCCTGCCAGGATCTGACCGAAGCCGACGTCGACGAGACGGTCATCAAAGATTCCGCCGTGATCTATCTCGAAGGCTATCTGTGGGACCCGCCGGCCGCCAAGGACGCCTTTCGCAAGGCCTCGAAAATCGCCCGGGCGGCGGGCCGCGAAACGGCGCTGAGCCTGTCCGATTCCTTTTGCGTCGACCGCTATCGCGACGAGTTTCTGGATTTCATCCGTTCGGGCGGCGCGCAGATCATCTTCGCCAATGAAAGCGAATTGCATTCGCTGTACCAGACCGCGGATTTCGACACGGCGGTGGCGCTCCTGAAGGCCGAAAATATTCTGGGCGTCGTCACGCGCTCGGAACAGGGTTGTGTTGTGGTGAGGGGCGACATGGTGGTGACGGCCCCCGCCTTTCCCGTCGATCAGGTTGTAGACACAACAGGCGCCGGCGATCTGTTCGCCGCGGGATTTCTGGCCGGCTACACGCGCGGGCGCGATTTTGACGAATGCGCCAAGCTCGGCGCGCTGGCGGCGGCGGAAATTATTCAACACATCGGCGCAAGGCCGCAGACCGATCTGCGGCAGCTTGCGGAGCAGAATGGGCTCAAGGTGTAGGTCGCCTGCAGAATATGATGGCTAAAAACGTAGACCTTTCGGCTGCGTCCTACTCTACCCGCCGCCCGGCGGCAGCGCCTGCCTGAAGGCGCTCAAATAATCCGAGAGCGTCGCATCCAGGCGCTCATGCATAAAGATCTGGAACGGCTGCAAATCCTCCGTGAGCGAACCGTGCTCAAGCGCGTCGAGATAGGCTTTGCGTTGCTCCGGCCGCACCGCGATCGGCGGATAGCCGTCGCGGATCAACAGGAGATTCATCAACAGCCGCGCAGTGCGCCCATTGCCGTCGCCAAAGGGATGAATGGCGGTGAGCCGGAAATGGGCTTCGAACGCCGAACCCGGCTCCGGCGGGCTCGATTCCAGCCATGCGCCGAAGCGCTGCATGAGTTGCGGAATTTTAGCGGGATTTGGAAAGACGACGGGCGAGCCAGCGATTCGGCGGGGTAGATTGCTGTAGACTCCGGCGATCGCCGACTGGCTGCGGGCGACGATCCGGCGATGCAATTCGCACGCGACTCCCTCGCCTATCGGCTCCCCTCGGGAGGCAAGGTCGCGCATCCATTGCACGGCCTCATAGTGATCGACGGCTTCCAGATGATCGCGAAGCGATTTGCCGCCAACCGTAATGCCATGCTCGATGACTTCCGCCGTTTCCCGCAGCGTCAGCGTATTTCCTTCTATCGCGTTCGACGTATAGGTCAGCTCGACGTCGTAATATTTCTGGAGCTGCGCAAAGGCGGCCGCCGACAACGGGCGCAGGCTGTCAAGCTCGGCCTTCCTCCGTCCAATGTCGTCGATTAATGCCGTAAGCATCCAACGCCCAATAGCATGCCGCGACCATCAGTCGATACCGCCAGCATTGGGCCTTCGCCGGATGGTTCCCTGCGCAATGTGCGGCGCTCACAGGCGCCCGCCGACCCTTCCGTGACGCGCCCCGCCCATCGAAGATGCCGCTATCCTTCGAGACAGGCGCTGCGCGCCTTCCTCAGGATGAGGGCGCGCCCTACTCCGCCGCCTTCTTGAAGAATTCGGGGAAGGTGCATTGCGCCTCGGCGGCGGCGTGGACCGGCATTTCGCGGCGGAATTCGACGATATTCGGCTGCTCCACGAAGGGCAGCTTTAGGCTCGCCCAGACATCGACCAGCGATTCCACCAGATGGGCGATATGGGCGTCGGAATGCAGCGGGCTCGGCGTGATGCGCAGCCGCTCCGTGCCCTTGGCGACGGTCGGATAGTTGATCGGCTGGATATAGATCGCATGCCGGTCGAGCAGCATGTCGGTCGCCGCCTTGCACAGCTCGGCGTCGCCGACGAGCACCGGCACGATATGCGATGAATTCGGCATCACCGGCAGACCGGCGGCCGACAGCGCATGTTTGGTCAGCATCGACTGGCGCTGGTGGCGGGCGCGCAGTTCGGCCCCCTCGCCCTGCTTCAACAGGCTCACGGCTGTTTTCGCGGCGGTGGCGATCGCCGGCGGCAGCGAGGTCGTGAAGATGAAGGATGGCGCATAGGAGCGCACCGCATCGATGATCGAAGCCTCGCCGGTAATATAGCCGCCAAGCGTGCCGAACCCCTTGGCGAGGGTTCCCTCGATGACGTCGATGCGGGCCATGGCGCCGTCGCGCTCGGCGATGCCGCCGCCCCGCGCGCCATAAAGGCCGACCGCGTGGACCTCGTCCATATAGGTCATGGCGTTATAGCGCTGCGCAAGATCGGCGATGGCGTTGATCGGCGCGATATCGCCGTTCATCGAATAGAGGCTTTCAAACACAATCAGCTTGGCGCGGCTCTCGCCGGCCTCGGCCAACAGCTGTTCGAGGTGAGCAAGATCATTGTGGCGGAAAATCTTGCGCTCGGCCCTGGAGCGGCGCACCCCCTCGATCATCGAATTATGATTGAGCTGGTCGGACAGAATGAGGCAGTCGGGCAGAATGTCGCCGATCGTCGAGATCGCGGCGAGATTGGAGATCCAGCCCGAGGTGAAGACGAGGCCGGCTTCCTTGCCGTGCAAATCGGCGAGTTCGGCCTCGAGTTCGACGATCGGATGATTATTGCCGGAAATATTGCGGGTTCCGCCGGCTCCCACGCCATGCGCCTGCGCCGCGTCCTGCATGGCGGCGATCACCTTCGGATGGCGGCCCATGCACAGATAGTCGTTGGAGCACCAGACGGTGACGTTGACTTCGGGACCGCCTTCGCCGCGCCGCCACACCGCCCGCGGAAAAGCTTCCGCGTCGCGCGCGAGATCGGCAAAGACGCGATAGCGCCGTTCGCCCTTCAACTTCGAGATGGCGTCGTCGAAGAAGCGCCGATACTCCATAGGCTCCGTTCCCTTCTGATCCGGGCCTTTGGCCTGGATGGGCGGATAAACCCCCGCTCAAGGCTCGCTGTGATGACAGGCGCCGGTTGACGCCTTGTACCCTTTCCAAAGAGCCTACCGCAAGCGCCAGATCGTCTCAGCCGACTCGATCAATTCCCGGCATAATCGCCGGGAACGAAAGCGACTTTAAGCTTCGCCGTCCGGAAAAACAGCGAAGCTTGACCCTTGGCAATTCGGCTGGAAACGTGCGAATTGATCGGAAAGCTCTCGAAGCAATGCTTTAGTCAGCTTCAACCCTCGGGTCAATTTCCCTTTTTTCACAGACTGTTGACATGCGCATTCTCGTTACCGGCAGCGCCGGCTTTATCGGTTTTCACATGGCCGCCCGTCTGCTCGCCGACGGCCATGAGGTCGTCGGGGTCGACGGCTTCACCCATTATTATGATCCCGAGCTGAAGCGCCGGCGCAATGCGATTCTTTCGCAAAATCCGTATTTTACGAGCCATGCGATTCTGCTTGAGGACGCAAGCGCGCTGAAACGCGTCTATGACGCGGGATTCGACGCCGTCTATCATTTCGCGGCTCAAGCTGGCGTGCGCTACAGCCTTGAAAATCCACGCGCCTATGTCGACGCCAATCTCACCGGCGCGTTCAATCTTCTGGAGCTGATGCGCGAGGCGCCCCCCAAGCATGCGCTGATGGCCTCGACCTCTTCGGTCTATGGCGCCAACACGAAAATTCCCTTCCATGAGACCGACCGCGCCGACCATCCGCTGACCTTCTACGCCGCGACGAAGAAGGCCAATGAGGAGATGGCCCATTCCTATGCGCATCTGTTCAAAATTCCGGTCACCATGCTGCGTTTCTTCACGGTCTACGGGCCTTGGGGGCGGCCGGACATGGCGCTGTTCAAATTCGTCGACGCCATGGTTGAGGGCCGGCCGATCGACGTCTTCAATCACGGAAAGATGAAGCGGGATTTCACCTTCGTCGGCGATCTCGTCGAGGCGATGGCGCTCCTCATCGACAAGGCCCCGCCCGCGCCCGACAGCCGGACCTCGCCGACGCCGGATTACGACAGCCTTTCGCCTGTCGCGCCCTGGCGCATCGTCAATATCGGGACGGAGCGCCCAGTCGGGCTGATGGATTTCATCGAGGCGATCGAAACCGCGACGGGGCTGAAGGCCGAACGCAATTACCTTGAAATGCAAAAGGGCGATGTGCCGCTGACCTTCGCCAGCACGCGACTGCTTTTCGAGCTGACCGGCTACCGGCCGGCGACCACTTTGGCCGAAGGGGTCAAGGCTTTTGTGGACTGGCGGCGCAGCTATCTGACGCAGCAATAGAGTCAGGCCGCGCCGCGATGGCTTGACCATGATCATGGACGAGCCGGCCGAACAGGCCGAACCTCACCCTTTCTTATTCCAGCGGCTATCTGCCGGCGCGTTGCTGCTGCGCTGGCGCCCATCCCAGCCGCCGTCTCCTGCCCTTTCTTTCTTCCAGCGCTCCGCAACCCGCGACGGCGCTATCTTACGGAGCTCTCCTTGCTGCACATCGACCTTCCGACCCGCGCCGAGATCGCCAAGCTTGCGAGCCATCGCGGCTCGCCCGCCGTCTCGCTCTATTTGCGCACGACGCCCCTGACGCAGGATTCCAAAGCCGAACGGATCGAGCTCAAGAACCTTCTGAAATCCGCCGTCGCTGAAATGGCCGAGGCCGGAATTGACAAGCGCTCGATCTGGCCGATCGAGGAACGCGTCGGCGCCCTGATCGACGATGATGATTTCTGGGCCTATCAGGCGAACAGCCTCGCGATCTTCGCGACGCCGGAGCGCATCAGCACTTTCCGCCTGGCGAACAAACTGAACACCGTTACGGAAGTCTCCGACCGCTTTTTGCTGATGCCGCTGATCCGCGCGCTGACCTTCCCGCATGACGCCTATGTGCTCGCGATCGGCATCGGAGCCGCGCGCCTCGTCGAGGTGTCGGCCGACCTGCCGCCGCACGAGGCGAAGGTTCCGGGCATGCCGCGCGACGCCAGCGCCGCGATCGGACGACGCAGCCTTGTCGAGCGCCCGGGCGACTCGCAGAGCGGCGGGGGAACCACCGAACATGCGCTTTTGACCCGCTATTCGCGCGCCGTCGACGAAGCGCTGCG contains these protein-coding regions:
- a CDS encoding ABC transporter ATP-binding protein codes for the protein MTQAPPPSLPQLAQLRGVSKFYENGVEALRDVDLDVRAEEFLALLGPSGCGKSTILRLIAGLEAPSAGTLTRSFAAGSVGFVFQEPTLMPWAKVFDNVFLPLRLAGQSRGKAAAAVEQALALVGLEAFQNAFPNELSGGMKMRVSIARALAPRPSLILMDEPFAALDEITRFQLNDDLLRLRHETGATIVFVTHSIFEAAYLSTRIAVMSPRPGRIVAEIDAEAPRGAENFRSSPAFAALCEAASNALHRAMGEEAS
- a CDS encoding ABC transporter substrate-binding protein — its product is MTAPLATRRRSRASGALVAALFIFAFFGAPALALDKVTFATNWLAEGEHGGFYQAKADGTYQRYGLDVSILHGGPQANNRLLLAAGKIEFNLAANLIQSFDAASQNIPLVAVAALFQKDPFILMSHPDAGFDKIEDLPRATAFIGKDAFVSVYQWLKSAYGFREDKVQPYNFNAAPFIRDKNSIQQGYATSEPFAIEREGGFRPNAFLIADYGYDSYSTLIETRADLIAKNPDLVQRFVDASIIGWLHYLYGDSGKADALILADNPDMTKELLAYSRDKMKELGIVVSGEARTLGVGAMTEPRVKSFFGKMAAAGLFKPNLDYRSAYTLQFINKGVGLDLIPRP
- a CDS encoding FkbM family methyltransferase → MPPKADAADFIGRFREIVSDPINLLVERIPQAGLVEDDLVWLHNGNRVHYSGEYAYYKEFSDILIINRGVHEPLEEFVFQECLKLLPPRPTMLELGSYWAHYSMWLKKKHPGAIVTMVEPDEANLRVGQRNFELNGFKGEFTKAFVGKGNFEVDPFFLSRNLTHLDILHADIQGFEGEMLDGAEKTLSAHKVSYVFISTHSQELHYGVRNKLTSLGYRVEISSDFDFETTSYDGMVFASSPSAPQVLGAAAPLGRADITKTGPTELLARLNALSQPQKA
- the hemA gene encoding 5-aminolevulinate synthase, with product MEYRRFFDDAISKLKGERRYRVFADLARDAEAFPRAVWRRGEGGPEVNVTVWCSNDYLCMGRHPKVIAAMQDAAQAHGVGAGGTRNISGNNHPIVELEAELADLHGKEAGLVFTSGWISNLAAISTIGDILPDCLILSDQLNHNSMIEGVRRSRAERKIFRHNDLAHLEQLLAEAGESRAKLIVFESLYSMNGDIAPINAIADLAQRYNAMTYMDEVHAVGLYGARGGGIAERDGAMARIDVIEGTLAKGFGTLGGYITGEASIIDAVRSYAPSFIFTTSLPPAIATAAKTAVSLLKQGEGAELRARHQRQSMLTKHALSAAGLPVMPNSSHIVPVLVGDAELCKAATDMLLDRHAIYIQPINYPTVAKGTERLRITPSPLHSDAHIAHLVESLVDVWASLKLPFVEQPNIVEFRREMPVHAAAEAQCTFPEFFKKAAE
- a CDS encoding creatininase family protein; the protein is MLQTRFWSEMSWTDFRDADMAEVIAVLPVAAIEQHGPHLPVGVDHFIMDGYIEQVAARLPPELPVLFLPVQSVGCSIEHADFPGALSLSAATAIRAWTEIAESVRRAGCRKLVLLNSHGGNSAILNVIAHDLRARLGMLAVMASWSRFGAPDGLFSENEKIHGVHAGDIETSLMLSFRPDLVRMEEAGDFVPESVAIENEFNWLRVGRPTGFGWMSQDLSETGAMGDAGGATARKGEACADYGATAFVELLQDIEGFDLDRLKQGPLG
- a CDS encoding Fic family protein encodes the protein MLTALIDDIGRRKAELDSLRPLSAAAFAQLQKYYDVELTYTSNAIEGNTLTLRETAEVIEHGITVGGKSLRDHLEAVDHYEAVQWMRDLASRGEPIGEGVACELHRRIVARSQSAIAGVYSNLPRRIAGSPVVFPNPAKIPQLMQRFGAWLESSPPEPGSAFEAHFRLTAIHPFGDGNGRTARLLMNLLLIRDGYPPIAVRPEQRKAYLDALEHGSLTEDLQPFQIFMHERLDATLSDYLSAFRQALPPGGG
- a CDS encoding NAD-dependent epimerase/dehydratase family protein, with the protein product MRILVTGSAGFIGFHMAARLLADGHEVVGVDGFTHYYDPELKRRRNAILSQNPYFTSHAILLEDASALKRVYDAGFDAVYHFAAQAGVRYSLENPRAYVDANLTGAFNLLELMREAPPKHALMASTSSVYGANTKIPFHETDRADHPLTFYAATKKANEEMAHSYAHLFKIPVTMLRFFTVYGPWGRPDMALFKFVDAMVEGRPIDVFNHGKMKRDFTFVGDLVEAMALLIDKAPPAPDSRTSPTPDYDSLSPVAPWRIVNIGTERPVGLMDFIEAIETATGLKAERNYLEMQKGDVPLTFASTRLLFELTGYRPATTLAEGVKAFVDWRRSYLTQQ
- a CDS encoding adenosine kinase, with the translated sequence MPASSCRYDVVGLGNAIVDVIARADDDFLLAHDLRKGGMTLIDEARAKELYEAMGQTTVVSGGSAANTIIGLAGFGRSAAFIGKVKADELGGLFAHDIRAAKVGFSTPPAGDGAESARCLILVTPDGQRTMNTFLGACQDLTEADVDETVIKDSAVIYLEGYLWDPPAAKDAFRKASKIARAAGRETALSLSDSFCVDRYRDEFLDFIRSGGAQIIFANESELHSLYQTADFDTAVALLKAENILGVVTRSEQGCVVVRGDMVVTAPAFPVDQVVDTTGAGDLFAAGFLAGYTRGRDFDECAKLGALAAAEIIQHIGARPQTDLRQLAEQNGLKV
- a CDS encoding ABC transporter permease translates to MSSAGWLRGAAPPLLVLAAALALWEALVRFNGTPPYVLPAPSLILQTLASDRAVLFPALFVTLDATLKALLAAVVGGVALAVLFAQSKWIERAFLPVAIVLQVTPIIAIAPLLLVYLDASSAVLACAFLVAFFPILSNTALGLASVDRNLVDLFTLYGASRWRMLILLRAPSALPYFLAGLRIGGGLALVGAIAAELAAGASGKGAGLAFRIVEAGYRLNIPRMFAALLLICLSGVAIYASLAALSDLLLGRWRDVLARR
- a CDS encoding GNAT family N-acetyltransferase translates to MMVRPAMAQDLPAIERIENAVFDGDRLTRRSLRYFLTAKRSLMLTLVSQDEVVGYSLVGLRKGSLRARLYSIALDPKQHGRGLGRMLLRASERAAEAHGARFLRLEVRTDNQSAIALYEKNGYRIFGRYQDYYEDGGEAIRLEKPLEADSSRCS